The proteins below are encoded in one region of Pseudonocardia sp. DSM 110487:
- a CDS encoding very short patch repair endonuclease, translating into MFVDGCFWHSCPDHSHLPKTNTSWCRLKFRGIARRDRDTQLVAAGWLAVRIWEHEDPVDAARAIEQLVRDRTAEKQPHRPRAPGRACPSGI; encoded by the coding sequence GTGTTCGTCGACGGCTGCTTCTGGCACTCCTGCCCTGACCACAGTCATCTGCCCAAGACCAATACCAGCTGGTGTCGCCTGAAGTTCCGCGGCATCGCCCGCCGCGACCGCGACACCCAACTCGTCGCTGCGGGCTGGCTGGCCGTCAGGATCTGGGAGCACGAGGATCCGGTCGATGCGGCTCGGGCGATCGAACAGCTCGTGCGCGACCGAACCGCCGAGAAGCAGCCGCACCGGCCTCGTGCGCCCGGGCGGGCGTGTCCCAGTGGTATTTGA
- a CDS encoding sugar phosphate isomerase/epimerase, whose amino-acid sequence MSTQIGVNAWVWASPCDDKTVSELAPQVAQWGFDVLELPLEQPGDWDPAQTAIVLGDLGLGATVCVAMSPGRELVSADAATVRATQDYLRGTLDAAAQIGAPVVAGPAYTSVGRTWRMSDAERAAAYAQFRENMAAVVEHASDVGVRIGVEPLNRYETSLLNTVDQTLEALDGLPAEHIGLALDTYHLNIEERDPAAATRRAAGRIMHVQVCANDRGTPGADHLDWPAFLSALDAAGYAGPLVIESFTAENESIATAASIWRPLARTQDALATDGLAFLRGITDA is encoded by the coding sequence GTGAGCACGCAGATCGGTGTCAACGCCTGGGTATGGGCCTCGCCGTGCGACGACAAGACTGTCTCCGAGCTCGCCCCGCAGGTCGCGCAGTGGGGGTTCGACGTGCTGGAGCTGCCGCTCGAGCAGCCGGGTGACTGGGATCCCGCGCAGACCGCGATCGTGCTCGGCGACCTCGGGCTCGGCGCCACCGTCTGCGTGGCGATGTCGCCGGGCCGGGAGCTGGTGTCCGCCGACGCGGCCACCGTCCGCGCCACCCAGGACTACCTGCGCGGCACCCTGGACGCGGCGGCCCAGATCGGTGCGCCGGTCGTCGCCGGGCCGGCCTACACCTCGGTCGGCCGCACCTGGCGGATGTCGGACGCCGAACGCGCCGCCGCGTACGCGCAGTTCCGGGAGAACATGGCGGCGGTGGTGGAGCACGCGTCGGACGTGGGTGTGCGGATCGGGGTCGAGCCGCTGAACCGGTACGAGACCAGCCTGCTCAACACCGTGGACCAGACCCTCGAAGCCCTCGACGGGCTGCCGGCCGAACACATCGGGCTCGCGCTGGACACCTATCACCTCAACATCGAGGAACGCGACCCGGCCGCGGCGACACGCCGGGCGGCGGGACGGATCATGCATGTCCAGGTGTGCGCGAACGACCGCGGGACGCCGGGTGCCGACCACCTGGACTGGCCGGCCTTCCTGTCCGCGCTGGACGCGGCCGGCTATGCCGGGCCGCTGGTCATCGAGTCGTTCACCGCGGAGAACGAGTCGATCGCCACCGCCGCGTCGATCTGGCGCCCGCTCGCCCGTACCCAGGACGCCCTGGCCACCGACGGCCTGGCCTTCCTCCGCGGGATCACCGACGCCTGA
- a CDS encoding FAD-dependent oxidoreductase, translated as MLLPLIVPDQPEARVRASPQFVISMGILLTDPAKVPNFALPEGGNQTLTDILAADIGDRLRLNSPAKSVEWTHDGVVVDYEDDNGPARIRSRRAVVAVPGMWP; from the coding sequence ATGCTTTTGCCGCTCATCGTCCCCGATCAACCTGAGGCCAGGGTTAGAGCGTCGCCGCAGTTCGTCATCTCGATGGGGATCCTGCTGACCGACCCGGCGAAGGTTCCGAACTTCGCCCTGCCGGAAGGTGGAAACCAGACCCTCACCGACATCCTGGCGGCCGACATCGGTGATCGCCTGCGCCTGAACTCACCGGCGAAGTCCGTCGAATGGACCCACGACGGCGTCGTCGTGGACTACGAGGACGACAACGGACCGGCGCGGATCCGGTCCCGCCGTGCGGTCGTGGCCGTCCCCGGGATGTGGCCGTGA
- a CDS encoding DNA-binding transcriptional regulator: MPFSSPTRHVALIVETSNAYARGVLAGIRRFAAERPRWSFYLAEHSRHETDFSWLRGWNGHGVLARIENEETARFIRELGLPTVDLSAKGLAPELPCVETDDDTIARWAVEHFAERGLRQMAFCGDQRFGWSVARAAAFADHADRRDAVPHEFTLEPSGMRSHDRERLARWLRGLPRPVGVLACYDIAGLEVLEACKIAGLRMPDEVAVVGVDNDELFCNLTSPPLSSIQPDTMRTGYLAAEILDAMMAGHILEPGKRPIEPLRMVTRQSSDIFSVEDPLVAAALRFIRDRSDSAPTVAAVLRHVGLSRRALDARFVKIVGRTVHGEIVHARVAHVAELLTSTDWTLPQIAERLGFSHSEYMSVMFKQHTGTSPGAYRRAATGAISRQEFRSRGRVPRSDR, from the coding sequence ATGCCATTTTCCTCACCGACGCGGCATGTGGCACTGATCGTCGAGACGTCCAACGCCTACGCACGCGGGGTGCTGGCGGGCATCCGCAGGTTCGCGGCGGAGCGCCCGCGGTGGTCGTTCTACCTCGCCGAACACAGCCGCCACGAGACCGACTTCTCGTGGCTTCGGGGCTGGAACGGCCATGGGGTCCTCGCCCGGATCGAGAACGAGGAGACCGCACGGTTCATCCGCGAGCTGGGCCTGCCGACGGTGGACCTGAGCGCGAAGGGCCTCGCACCCGAGCTGCCGTGCGTCGAGACCGATGACGACACAATCGCTCGCTGGGCGGTCGAGCACTTCGCGGAGCGCGGCCTGCGGCAGATGGCCTTCTGCGGTGACCAGCGGTTCGGCTGGTCGGTCGCCAGGGCCGCGGCGTTCGCCGATCACGCGGACCGGCGCGACGCCGTCCCCCACGAGTTCACGCTCGAGCCGTCCGGGATGCGCTCCCACGACCGGGAGCGGCTCGCGAGATGGCTGCGCGGGCTCCCCCGTCCCGTCGGGGTGCTCGCCTGCTACGACATCGCCGGCCTGGAGGTGCTCGAGGCGTGCAAGATCGCGGGTCTCCGGATGCCCGACGAGGTCGCCGTGGTCGGCGTCGACAACGACGAGCTGTTCTGCAACCTCACGTCGCCGCCGCTGTCCAGCATTCAGCCCGATACGATGCGAACCGGGTACCTCGCCGCGGAGATCCTCGACGCGATGATGGCGGGCCACATCCTCGAGCCGGGAAAACGGCCTATCGAGCCGCTCCGGATGGTCACGCGGCAGTCCTCGGACATCTTCTCCGTCGAGGACCCGCTGGTCGCCGCCGCGCTTCGCTTCATCCGTGACCGGTCGGACAGCGCACCGACCGTTGCGGCCGTGCTCCGGCACGTCGGGCTGTCCCGGCGGGCCCTCGACGCCCGGTTCGTCAAGATCGTCGGGCGGACCGTCCACGGCGAGATCGTGCACGCCCGGGTCGCCCATGTCGCCGAGCTGCTGACCTCGACGGACTGGACACTGCCCCAGATCGCCGAGCGGCTCGGCTTCAGCCACTCGGAGTACATGAGCGTGATGTTCAAGCAGCACACCGGCACATCCCCGGGTGCCTACCGCCGCGCCGCCACCGGCGCTATCTCCCGGCAGGAGTTCCGGAGCCGCGGCCGCGTGCCGAGGAGCGATAGGTAG
- a CDS encoding HAMP domain-containing sensor histidine kinase, whose protein sequence is MSWGAAGWGLRRLARWWRRRSLRTRLTVIAATAIAVSVFVALQVAIELLDSELQDTVEDQLRADSRVLATSAERAGLAQVQLPPYPGAGRLVRIILPNGSTRTPAGQPALPPVGEHAGRVAQGASADLVESNDSDEDGYLIYTLRAGDGAVQVAARVADDSPINRFGLGMLLIGLLCVVGGALVGWTVARTGLAPIDRLTAAAVRVAHTRDLDADIPDEGGGEIRRLIRSINDMLAALRDSRQAQRLLAEDAAHELKTPLTSLRLNVELLIRLDRRGTLDSALPAESRTRLLNDLGAQVAELSALAAELTDLARGDVNDESTELLDLADVVVAAATRARSRVPDIEIALDLTSVWVSGRPAALQRAVLNLIDNAGKWSPADRSVQVRLRAEGASAVLEVDDAGPGIDAADVPRVFDRFYRADSARALPGSGLGLSIVQRVVDAHGGRVTVARSARGGALLRVDLPAAAPPTPIVRLTAGEDTAVR, encoded by the coding sequence GTGAGCTGGGGCGCCGCCGGCTGGGGCTTGCGACGGCTGGCCCGATGGTGGCGCAGGCGGTCCCTGCGGACCAGGCTGACGGTCATCGCGGCGACGGCCATCGCGGTCAGCGTGTTCGTGGCCTTGCAGGTGGCCATCGAGCTGCTGGACTCGGAGCTGCAGGACACCGTCGAGGATCAGCTGCGCGCCGACTCCCGCGTCCTGGCGACGAGCGCGGAGCGCGCCGGTCTGGCGCAGGTCCAGCTACCGCCGTATCCCGGAGCCGGTCGGCTGGTGCGGATCATCCTGCCCAACGGCTCGACCCGGACACCGGCCGGCCAACCCGCGCTGCCCCCGGTCGGCGAGCACGCCGGGCGCGTGGCACAGGGCGCGTCGGCCGACCTGGTGGAGTCGAACGACAGCGACGAGGACGGCTACCTCATCTACACGCTGCGGGCGGGCGACGGCGCGGTCCAGGTGGCCGCCCGCGTCGCCGACGACAGCCCGATCAACCGGTTCGGGTTGGGCATGCTGCTGATCGGGCTGCTCTGCGTGGTCGGCGGCGCCCTTGTCGGGTGGACCGTGGCGCGGACCGGGCTGGCACCGATCGACCGGCTGACCGCCGCCGCGGTCCGTGTCGCGCACACCCGGGATCTCGACGCCGACATCCCGGATGAGGGCGGTGGCGAGATCCGGCGGCTGATCCGGTCGATCAACGACATGCTCGCCGCGCTCCGGGACTCCCGTCAGGCCCAGCGGCTGCTCGCCGAGGACGCCGCCCACGAGCTCAAGACCCCGCTCACCAGCCTGCGCCTCAACGTCGAACTGCTGATCCGGCTCGATCGGCGCGGCACCCTGGACAGCGCACTGCCGGCGGAGAGCCGAACCCGGCTGCTCAACGACCTCGGCGCCCAGGTGGCCGAGTTGAGCGCCCTTGCCGCCGAGCTGACCGACCTGGCGCGCGGTGACGTCAACGACGAGAGCACCGAGCTGCTCGACCTCGCCGACGTCGTGGTGGCCGCCGCGACCCGCGCGCGTTCCCGCGTGCCCGACATCGAGATCGCGCTCGACCTCACCTCCGTGTGGGTGAGCGGGCGTCCCGCTGCGCTCCAGCGGGCGGTGCTCAACCTCATCGACAACGCCGGCAAGTGGTCCCCCGCGGACCGGTCGGTCCAGGTCCGGCTCCGTGCCGAGGGCGCGTCGGCGGTGCTCGAGGTCGACGACGCCGGGCCGGGCATCGACGCCGCCGACGTGCCGCGGGTGTTCGACCGGTTCTACCGTGCCGACAGCGCCCGGGCGTTGCCGGGATCCGGTCTGGGGCTGTCGATCGTGCAGCGGGTCGTCGACGCCCACGGCGGCCGGGTCACCGTCGCCCGGTCCGCACGCGGTGGCGCGCTGCTTCGGGTCGACCTTCCGGCTGCGGCCCCGCCCACCCCGATCGTGCGGCTCACCGCCGGGGAGGACACCGCAGTGCGCTGA
- a CDS encoding response regulator transcription factor produces MRIMIADDETAIRESLERVLQVEGYDTSTVANGLAVLDGVGGDAPDLLILDVMMPRLGGLETCRRLRAAGRDLPVLMLTARDQVSDRVAGLDAGADDYLPKPFATEELLARVRALLRRRTPGDDESQILSFADVRVDPDRFEAWRGGRPLHLTRTEFSLLQVLMRDATRVLTRDVLFEAIWGFDMSTTSNNLQVYVSYLRRKMEAEGEPRLIYTLRGLGYTLREPPP; encoded by the coding sequence GTGCGGATCATGATCGCGGATGACGAGACGGCCATCCGTGAGTCGCTGGAGCGGGTGCTCCAGGTCGAGGGTTACGACACCAGCACCGTCGCCAACGGTCTCGCCGTGCTCGACGGGGTCGGGGGCGACGCGCCGGATCTGCTGATCCTCGACGTGATGATGCCCCGCCTCGGTGGGTTGGAGACTTGCCGGCGGTTGCGGGCGGCGGGTCGGGATCTGCCGGTGCTGATGCTGACCGCCCGGGATCAGGTCTCCGACCGGGTCGCGGGGCTGGACGCGGGCGCCGACGACTACTTGCCCAAGCCGTTCGCCACCGAGGAGTTGCTGGCCCGGGTGCGGGCCCTGCTGCGCCGGCGCACGCCGGGCGACGACGAGTCGCAGATCCTCTCGTTCGCCGACGTCCGGGTCGATCCCGACAGGTTCGAGGCGTGGCGGGGCGGGCGGCCACTGCACCTGACCCGGACCGAGTTCTCCCTGCTGCAGGTCCTGATGCGCGACGCGACCCGGGTGCTGACCCGCGACGTGCTGTTCGAGGCGATCTGGGGCTTCGACATGAGTACCACCTCCAACAACCTCCAGGTGTACGTGAGCTACCTGCGCCGCAAGATGGAGGCCGAGGGGGAGCCGCGATTGATCTACACGCTGCGCGGCCTGGGGTACACGTTGCGGGAGCCTCCTCCGTGA
- a CDS encoding Gfo/Idh/MocA family protein has product MTRRIHVALAGLGFGAEFIPIYQAHPDAELVAVCRRNEDSLREIADRFDVPGRYASFDALLKDPDVDAVHINTPIPDHAAQSIAALRAGKHVACTVPMATTLEKCHAIVAAAREAGRNYMMMETVVYSREFLHVRDLVDEGTIGRIQFLRGAHHQEMAGWPGYWEGLPPMHYATHAVSPVLTLGGALAESVVCEGSGRISDDLAGRYGSPFAVESALITLRDSVARAEVARSLFETARGYVESFTVFGDRASFEWEQTQGAGHVLHVGAHPKRVEVPDFAHRLPVEIARFTTGGVYDDDNQHLSFIQGSGHGGSHPHLVHEFVRSIVEERPAAIDAVTAANWTAVGICAHESAMRGGVRVAIPDFA; this is encoded by the coding sequence ATGACGCGAAGAATCCATGTCGCCCTCGCCGGTCTGGGCTTCGGGGCCGAGTTCATCCCGATCTACCAAGCCCACCCCGACGCCGAGCTGGTCGCGGTCTGCCGGCGCAACGAGGACTCGCTGCGCGAGATCGCCGATCGCTTCGACGTCCCCGGCCGCTACGCGAGCTTCGATGCCCTCCTGAAGGATCCGGACGTCGACGCGGTCCACATCAACACCCCGATCCCGGACCACGCCGCACAGAGCATCGCGGCACTCCGGGCCGGGAAGCACGTCGCCTGCACGGTGCCGATGGCGACGACCCTCGAGAAGTGCCACGCCATCGTGGCGGCCGCGCGGGAGGCCGGTCGGAACTACATGATGATGGAGACCGTCGTCTACTCACGGGAGTTCCTGCACGTGCGGGACCTCGTCGACGAAGGCACCATCGGCCGGATCCAGTTCCTCCGCGGGGCCCACCACCAGGAGATGGCGGGGTGGCCGGGCTACTGGGAGGGACTTCCTCCGATGCACTACGCGACCCATGCCGTCAGCCCGGTGCTGACGCTCGGCGGGGCGCTCGCGGAGAGCGTCGTCTGCGAGGGATCGGGCCGCATCTCCGATGATCTCGCCGGGCGCTACGGGTCGCCGTTCGCCGTCGAGAGCGCGCTGATCACGCTGCGCGACTCGGTCGCCCGCGCGGAGGTGGCCAGGTCGCTGTTCGAGACGGCACGCGGGTACGTCGAGAGTTTCACGGTGTTCGGCGACCGTGCGAGTTTCGAATGGGAGCAGACCCAGGGCGCAGGGCACGTGCTCCACGTCGGTGCGCATCCGAAGCGGGTCGAGGTGCCCGACTTCGCGCACCGGTTGCCGGTCGAGATCGCCCGCTTCACCACCGGGGGTGTCTACGACGACGACAACCAGCACCTGTCGTTCATCCAGGGCAGCGGCCACGGCGGTTCACACCCGCACCTCGTGCACGAGTTCGTCCGCAGCATCGTCGAGGAGCGGCCGGCGGCGATCGACGCCGTCACCGCAGCCAACTGGACCGCGGTCGGGATCTGCGCCCACGAGTCGGCGATGCGTGGCGGCGTGCGCGTGGCGATCCCTGACTTCGCCTGA